In Malus sylvestris chromosome 15, drMalSylv7.2, whole genome shotgun sequence, a single genomic region encodes these proteins:
- the LOC126605456 gene encoding disease resistance protein RPV1-like, with the protein MTTHESSSSSSSSSSSKLWKYDVFLSFRGEDTRYGFTGHLHAALKDRGYDVFIDDDGLKRGEQIREKLFQAIEESRISIIVFSKKYADSSWCLDELVKIMECRDKLGREALPIFYDVDPSHVRKQEGCLAQAFQKHEDDIREEKDDKEREAKKERIKQWREALTQAANLSGHHLENRHEAKLITRIVEENIRELLPSTDELHVAKYPVGIDFRVQPIINDLSSGGSNDVKMVGIWGMGGLGKTTVAKAIYNKIHHSFQFKCFLEDVCHHGTSQHGLLCLQQKFIYDILQHAKPQIISSVAAGIIVIRQHLQRRRVLVIIDNVDKVEQLNAIVGNREWFGPGSILIITTRDEHILNQLRVKMRYPAWRMNEEEALELFSWHAFDNSCPKEEYLELSKKVVSYCGGLPLALQVLGSSLIGRPITEWQSHLEKLKRMPEGEITEKLKISFDGLDYNQKAIFLDISCCFLGLEKDHVTKILDECGFFATKEISVLRERCLVTVELGELKMHDLIREMGKTIISEKFPTQPERWSRLGDPEAVVDVLTNKSGSEEIEALSLDLPSFKKKASFSTKAFVNMKKLRLLRLNYVELTGSFKHFPKELRWLCWHGFPFKYMPEHLLNQPKLVALDLRFSKLRKGWKNSKPLENLKILDFSVSRWLKKSPDFSRLPNLKELNYFGCWSLSKIHPSIGQLKRLTLVNFEFCGKLRCLPGEFCKLKSVETLRLFCCSLRELPEGLGEMVSLRQLDATSTAIKQFPNDLGILISLQKLKLGGNSCRSLPSLSGLSNLVYLSLSMCENLRAIPDLPTNLEVLEADLCPALETMPDFSQMSNMRQLCLDNSPKVREVPGLGLGKSLNSMAELHMLECTNLTAEFRNNVLQGWTSCGVGGIFLNVIYDIPEWFDFIADGNKVSFDVPQCDGRNFKGLTLCWVCLQFRFGSVAFTVVNCTKHTTSRVSRPWVAREDYFWQGQFSNDKLKLNLQGGDKIVILLEGSFSSIVKKTGINLVWDKPLKENKHLGRGDYYYEYESEALPDWLYDESSPGPSHGASDNHPTNQMTTTTYEPKWKRKKV; encoded by the exons ATGACAACCCATGAATCCTCTtcttcatcctcctcctcctcctcctcaaaacTGTGGAAGTACGATGTGTTCTTGAGCTTTAGAGGCGAAGACACACGTTACGGCTTCACGGGGCACCTCCATGCGGCATTAAAAGACAGGGGCTACGATGTCTTTATTGACGACGACGGTCTGAAAAGAGGGGAACAAATAAGAGAAAAACTGTTCCAAGCAATCGAAGAGTCAAGGATCTCTATCATTGTATTCTCAAAGAAGTATGCGGATTCGAGTTGGTGTCTGGACGAGCTGGTAAAGATCATGGAGTGCAGAGACAAACTGGGCCGAGAGGCTTTGCCAATATTCTATGACGTCGATCCTTCGCATGTGAGGAAGCAAGAGGGTTGTTTAGCCCAAGCATTTCAAAAGCACGAAGACGACATCCGTGAAGAGAAAGATGACAAAGAACGTGAAGCTAAGAAAGAAAGGATAAAGCAGTGGAGAGAGGCTCTTACCCAAGCTGCAAATTTGTCTGGCCACCATCTTGAAAACAG gcatgaagcaaagcttattacGAGAATTGTTGAAGAGAATATTAGGGAATTGCTTCCCAGCACAGATGAATTACACGTGGCAAAATACCCGGTTGGAATCGACTTTCGTGTTCAACCAATTATCAATGATCTTTCAAGTGGTGGATCAAATGACGTTAAAATGGTTGGAATTTGGGGGATGGGTGGATTGGGCAAAACAACTGTTGCCAAAGCCATTTATAACAAAATTCATCATAGCTTCCAATTCAAATGCTTCCTTGAAGATGTTTGCCACCATGGTACAAGCCAACATGGTCTGCTTTGTTTACAACAAAAATTTATTTATGACATCTTACAACATGCCAAGCCTCAAATTATTAGTAGCGTTGCTGCAGGAATCATTGTTATAAGACAACATCTCCAACGTAGAAGGGTACTTGTCATTATTGACAATGTAGATAAAGTGGAGCAACTAAATGCAATAGTGGGAAATCGTGAATGGTTTGGTCCAGGAAGTATACTTATCATAACAACAAGAGATGAGCATATACTAAATCAATTGAGAGTGAAAATGAGATATCCAGCTTGGAGAATGAATGAAGAGGAAGCTCTTGAGCTTTTCAGTTGGCATGCATTTGACAATAGTTGTCCTAAAGAAGAATATCTTGAATTGTCAAAGAAGGTAGTTTCTTACTGTGGAGGTTTGCCGTTAGCACTCCAAGTTTTAGGCTCTTCTCTTATTGGCAGACCCATAACAGAGTGGCAAAGCCATCTagagaaattgaaaagaatGCCAGAAGGAGAAATTACagaaaaactcaaaataagctTTGATGGGTTAGATTATAATCAAAAAGCTATATTCCTTGATATATCTTGTTGCTTTCTTGGTTTGGAGAAGGATCATGTCACAAAAATATTAGATGAATGTGGCTTCTTTGCAACAAAAGAAATCAGCGTTCTCCGTGAACGGTGCCTTGTCACTGTTGAACTAGGCGAGCTAAAAATGCATGATTTGATTCGAGAAATGGGCAAGACAATAATTTCTGAAAAATTCCCTACTCAGCCTGAAAGATGGAGTAGACTGGGGGATCCAGAAGCCGTGGTAGACGTGTTGACAAATAAATCT GGATCTGAAGAAATTGAAGCACTTTCTCTAGATTTGccaagctttaaaaaaaaggcTAGTTTCAGTACAAAAGCATTTGTCAATATGAAAAAACTGAGATTGCTAAGGCTCAACTATGTAGAGCTCACTGGAAGCTTCAAACATTTTCCGAAAGAGTTGAGATGGTTGTGCTGGCATGGATTCCCTTTCAAGTACATGCCAGAACACCTTCTTAATCAGCCAAAACTTGTTGCTCTTGACCTGCGGTTCAGCAAACTCAGAAAAGGCTGGAAGAATTCCAAG CCgctcgaaaatttgaaaatccttGATTTCAGTGTATCCCGTTGGTTAAAAAAGTCACCAGACTTTTCAAGGCTCCCAAATCTCAAAGAATTGAATTATTTCGGCTGTTGGAGTTTGTCCAAGATTCACCCATCCATTGGTCAACTTAAAAGACTCACTTTGGTAAATTTTGAATTCTGCGGTAAACTTAGGTGCCTCCCAGGGGAATTCTGTAAGTTGAAATCTGTTGAGACTCTTCGTCTGTTTTGCTGTTCATTAAGAGAACTGCCTGAGGGCTTAGGGGAGATGGTATCATTGAGACAACTTGATGCAACTAGTACAGCCATAAAACAATTCCCCAACGACCTTGGGATTCTAATTTCTTTACAAAAGTTGAAACTTGGAGGCAATAGTTGTCGTAGCCTACCTAGCCTTAGTGGTCTTTCAAATCTCGTATATTTGAGTTTAAGTATGTGCGAGAATCTTCGTGCAATTCCCGATTTACCAACAAATTTGGAAGTCTTGGAAGCAGATTTATGCCCTGCATTGGAAACAATGCCAGACTTTTCGCAAATGTCAAACATGAGACAACTGTGTCTGGATAATTCGCCCAAAGTCAGAGAGGTTCCAGGTTTAGGCTTGGGTAAATCATTAAACTCCATGGCAGAGCTTCATATGCTCGAGTGCACCAATCTCACAGCTGAATTTAGGAACAACGTCCTACAG GGATGGACTTCTTGTGGAGTTGGTGGTATTtttttgaatgtgatttatgATATTCCAGAATGGTTTGACTTTATCGCTGACGGCAATAAAGTCAGTTTTGATGTTCCTCAATGTGATGGTCGTAATTTTAAAGGGTTGACACTCTGCTGGGTTTGTTTGCAATTCCGATTTGGAAGTGTTGCCTTTACTGTTGTCAATTGTACCAAGCATACTACCTCGAGGGTCTCTAGGCCTTGGGTAGCAAGAGAGGATTATTTTTGGCAGGGACAATTTTCGAACGATAAGCTCAAGCTCAATTTGCAAGGCGGGGACAAGATTGTTATTCTTTTAGAGGGTTCTTTTTCTAGTATAGTGAAGAAAACTGGGATAAATCTAGTATGGGACAAACCCTTGAAGGAAAACAAGCATCTTGGTAGGGGTGATTATTACTATGAATATGAATCTGAAGCACTTCCGGATTGGTTGTATGATGAGTCAAGTCCAGGACCAAGCCATGGTGCATCTGATAATCATCCCACTAATCAAATGACGACTACTACATATGAACCCaaatggaaaaggaaaaagGTTTGA